The following are from one region of the Marinomonas sp. CT5 genome:
- a CDS encoding diguanylate cyclase has product MPMKVLIADDANSDRLLLKLHLSKLGYKTIEASNGQEAIDQFVAHSQDLDLILMDVQMPRVNGFEAVRAIRTIQEEQKQEWLPVIFLSASAEDEDIEGGILAGGDDYLMKPISQKVLSAKMLAMQRIADMRRRLVESNLVLEQLASTDYLTGVANRRAFEMMLDREITFTRRYGSPMACAIFDLDKFKIVNDTYGHDAGDAVLVEVVSRIKSILRRGDTIGRLGGEEFGVILPKVSETELLDIFERYRIAVAEQPVKYESIEIPVTISVGVTLYTGYLEDRIALLKRADQSLYEAKETGRNKVVCNPI; this is encoded by the coding sequence ATGCCAATGAAAGTGTTAATTGCAGACGATGCAAATTCTGATCGATTATTGTTGAAGCTTCATCTATCTAAACTAGGTTATAAAACAATAGAAGCAAGTAATGGGCAAGAGGCGATAGATCAATTTGTCGCGCATTCACAGGATTTGGATTTGATTCTTATGGATGTTCAAATGCCTCGTGTTAATGGCTTCGAGGCCGTGAGAGCGATCCGTACAATACAAGAAGAGCAGAAACAAGAGTGGCTCCCCGTTATTTTTTTGAGTGCCAGTGCTGAAGATGAAGATATAGAAGGGGGGATTTTGGCTGGTGGCGACGACTACCTGATGAAACCTATTAGCCAAAAAGTGTTGTCAGCAAAGATGCTGGCCATGCAGCGTATAGCAGATATGAGACGGCGACTTGTTGAATCAAACTTGGTACTTGAACAGTTAGCATCAACGGATTATTTAACAGGTGTTGCTAACCGTCGTGCGTTTGAAATGATGTTAGACAGAGAAATTACCTTCACTCGTCGTTATGGATCACCTATGGCGTGCGCTATTTTTGATTTAGATAAATTTAAAATAGTTAATGATACCTACGGACATGATGCTGGAGATGCGGTCCTCGTTGAAGTGGTTAGTCGAATTAAAAGTATTTTAAGGCGTGGGGATACTATTGGTCGATTGGGCGGGGAAGAGTTTGGGGTTATTTTACCCAAAGTAAGTGAGACTGAGCTTTTAGATATATTTGAAAGGTATCGTATTGCTGTCGCAGAGCAACCAGTGAAATATGAGAGCATAGAAATACCTGTTACGATTAGTGTCGGTGTAACTTTATATACAGGTTATTTAGAAGACAGAATCGCTCTTTTAAAGCGTGCGGACCAGTCGTTGTATGAAGCAAAAGAAACTGGACGAAATAAGGTAGTTTGTAATCCTATATAA
- the leuA gene encoding 2-isopropylmalate synthase — MSSFDHTKYTPFKPVAIANRTWPDNEITKAPIWSSVDLRDGNQALVEPMTVEQKKQFFALLVDVGFKEIEVGFPAASQLDFDFVRWLIEEDQVPDDVYIQVLTQARPELIERTYESLKGAKKAIVHVYNSTSTTQREQVFRLDMEGVKQIAINGAKCVKEHAAKHPETEWVFQYSPESFTGTEIDYAVKVVDAVIDVWQPTPENKAIINLPATVEVSTPNRYADQIEYFCRHVKKRDSMIVSLHTHNDRGCGVAAAELGVMAGADRIEGTLLGNGERTGNMDIVTMAMNIYSQGIDPELALGDMDRIISVVQACTLLQVHPRHPYAGELVFTAFSGSHQDAIKKCLANQTDDKPWDVAYLPIDPRDVGRSYQEVIRVNSQSGKGGVAYTLEQEYGLALPRWLQVEFSPIVQQFAENDGGVVNAESMKELFETSFMTGTTPYQLGKYDLAKDDVDTVHAELIGNNSAVKISGSGNGALSAFSEALGKHFNMRVDIIQYQEHALNVGSDSQAIAYVQANIDGDRFNGVAIDNDIVSASIQALLATVNQKVTESKDSAVA; from the coding sequence ATGTCATCTTTTGATCACACTAAATATACGCCATTTAAGCCTGTTGCCATCGCTAACCGAACTTGGCCTGACAACGAAATCACTAAAGCTCCTATCTGGTCTAGTGTTGACCTGCGTGATGGCAACCAAGCATTGGTAGAACCAATGACGGTTGAACAAAAGAAACAATTTTTTGCCCTACTTGTTGATGTTGGCTTCAAGGAAATTGAAGTGGGCTTCCCTGCTGCCTCTCAGCTAGACTTCGATTTTGTTCGTTGGTTGATTGAAGAAGATCAAGTGCCTGACGATGTATACATCCAAGTGTTGACTCAAGCTCGGCCAGAATTGATTGAGCGCACTTATGAATCACTAAAAGGAGCCAAAAAAGCCATTGTTCACGTTTATAACTCCACTTCCACTACCCAGCGTGAGCAAGTATTCCGTTTGGATATGGAAGGCGTTAAGCAAATCGCGATAAATGGAGCAAAATGTGTAAAAGAGCATGCAGCGAAACACCCAGAAACAGAATGGGTATTTCAATACTCCCCTGAAAGTTTTACTGGAACAGAAATCGATTACGCCGTCAAAGTTGTTGATGCCGTTATCGATGTTTGGCAACCGACACCAGAAAACAAAGCCATTATCAATTTGCCTGCTACCGTCGAGGTTTCTACGCCTAACCGTTATGCAGACCAAATTGAATACTTCTGCCGTCATGTAAAAAAACGTGACAGTATGATCGTTAGCTTACACACACACAACGACCGTGGCTGTGGTGTAGCGGCAGCAGAATTGGGCGTTATGGCTGGGGCTGATCGTATCGAAGGCACATTGCTAGGAAACGGCGAGAGAACCGGCAATATGGACATAGTTACCATGGCTATGAACATATACAGCCAAGGCATTGATCCAGAGTTGGCGTTAGGCGATATGGACCGCATCATAAGTGTGGTTCAAGCCTGCACCTTGCTACAAGTTCACCCGCGTCACCCATACGCAGGCGAATTAGTGTTCACCGCCTTCTCCGGCTCTCACCAAGATGCGATTAAAAAATGCTTGGCAAACCAAACAGACGATAAGCCATGGGACGTTGCTTATTTGCCAATTGATCCTCGTGATGTGGGTCGCAGCTACCAAGAAGTCATTCGTGTAAACAGCCAATCTGGTAAAGGCGGAGTCGCTTATACTCTTGAACAAGAATACGGTTTGGCTTTACCACGCTGGTTGCAAGTCGAATTTAGCCCTATCGTTCAACAATTCGCAGAAAACGATGGTGGCGTTGTAAACGCTGAGTCAATGAAAGAGTTGTTCGAAACGAGCTTCATGACGGGTACTACCCCTTATCAATTAGGCAAATATGACCTAGCCAAAGATGATGTAGATACCGTTCACGCTGAGCTTATTGGCAATAACTCTGCTGTTAAAATCAGCGGTAGTGGTAATGGAGCATTGTCAGCGTTTAGCGAAGCACTAGGCAAACATTTCAATATGCGTGTCGATATTATCCAATACCAAGAGCATGCATTAAATGTTGGTAGCGATTCCCAAGCTATTGCCTATGTTCAGGCAAACATCGACGGTGATCGATTCAACGGTGTTGCGATCGATAACGACATTGTCTCTGCGTCTATTCAGGCTCTATTAGCCACTGTGAACCAGAAAGTCACAGAGAGCAAAGATTCAGCCGTTGCATAA
- a CDS encoding Lrp/AsnC family transcriptional regulator → MRFDKIDLNILRELQQDSSLTNQELADRVGLSASPCLRRVKALEEIGVIDRKVTILKKSSLGLKLTAFLQISMDRHTPDRFSVFEDQVDCFPEVRNCNLVTGQNCDYLLEVVVEDMEKYHDFLLGKLTRIPGVTGVQSSFLLRSVKESTSLPLDHLL, encoded by the coding sequence TTGAGGTTTGATAAAATCGACTTGAATATTTTGCGAGAATTACAGCAAGATTCTAGCTTAACAAATCAAGAGTTGGCAGATCGGGTTGGGCTTTCTGCCTCACCATGTTTACGAAGGGTAAAGGCGCTTGAAGAAATTGGTGTTATAGATCGTAAAGTGACTATTTTGAAAAAGTCGAGTTTAGGCTTAAAGTTGACGGCGTTTCTACAAATTAGTATGGACCGACATACTCCAGATCGTTTTAGTGTATTTGAAGATCAGGTTGACTGTTTTCCAGAGGTAAGGAATTGTAACTTGGTGACAGGACAAAACTGTGATTATTTATTAGAAGTCGTGGTTGAGGATATGGAAAAATACCATGATTTTTTATTGGGTAAGTTAACGCGTATTCCTGGGGTTACTGGCGTTCAATCAAGTTTTTTATTGCGTAGCGTAAAAGAGAGTACTTCTTTGCCTCTAGATCATTTGCTTTAG
- the ribA gene encoding GTP cyclohydrolase II — translation MSDLTIKRRVMIPVRAGDVMAEFISFNGDDSGKEHIGIFFEGTKAKDNESIPLVRLHSECLTGDVFGSGRCDCGEQLDEAIDLINEQGGYILYLRQEGRGIGLYAKLEAYALQDQGYDTYQANEMLHLPDDGRDFGIAAEMLRALGVTKVRLLTNNPDKAQQLKEHGIDVVKLVPTKVHVNQHNRNYLETKAKRKQHTLKFD, via the coding sequence ATGAGTGATTTAACAATTAAGCGTCGTGTAATGATTCCCGTGAGGGCGGGCGACGTTATGGCCGAATTCATTTCCTTTAATGGTGATGATTCCGGTAAAGAGCACATAGGGATATTTTTTGAAGGTACAAAAGCTAAGGATAATGAAAGCATTCCATTGGTCCGTTTGCATTCGGAATGTTTAACGGGAGATGTGTTTGGTTCTGGCCGTTGTGATTGTGGCGAGCAATTAGACGAGGCTATTGACCTTATTAATGAGCAAGGCGGCTATATTTTATACCTTCGTCAAGAAGGTCGTGGCATTGGGTTGTACGCTAAGCTAGAGGCTTATGCGTTACAAGATCAAGGTTATGACACTTATCAAGCAAATGAAATGCTGCATTTGCCTGATGATGGTCGTGATTTTGGTATTGCTGCAGAAATGTTGCGCGCTCTTGGTGTGACTAAGGTTCGGCTATTAACCAATAATCCTGATAAGGCCCAGCAACTAAAAGAGCATGGTATTGATGTTGTAAAATTGGTGCCTACTAAGGTTCATGTTAATCAACATAACCGCAATTACTTAGAAACCAAAGCTAAGCGTAAGCAGCATACTTTAAAGTTTGATTGA
- a CDS encoding DEAD/DEAH box helicase — MSFAELDLDFTIEQAISDLGFETPTEIQEHAIPIALDGSDLLATAPTGTGKTIAFCAPAIQHILDRDEPSTTAPKVLILAPSRELARQIFNLVEQLTQHTRIQSQLIIGGTPYGMQQQQLSEPCDILVATPGRLVELDEKQWLDLTDVSYFVIDEADRMLDMGFLNAIKQIARELPQEHQTLMFSATLEGEKMGRFASALLNKETQQVRLGESSRAVPNQIRQIAYRVDNEEHKEAVLKHLLTQERVHQAVLFVSNREHVDVWVQRIRKMGLMCDGLHGEMKQGDRSEHMKQMKRGRLQVLVATDVASRGIDLPEINTVINLRLPRKADSYIHRAGRASREGAPGECISLIDINDLPMIEKIQRFMQTNIKFGRIEGLEPKTKARSSSNKKKKKKPASAKK; from the coding sequence ATGTCATTTGCTGAATTAGATCTGGATTTCACCATCGAACAAGCTATAAGCGACCTTGGTTTTGAAACCCCAACAGAAATCCAAGAACATGCCATCCCAATTGCCTTAGATGGATCAGACCTACTTGCAACCGCACCAACAGGCACAGGAAAAACCATCGCATTTTGTGCGCCAGCCATTCAACACATCCTCGATCGAGATGAACCATCCACAACCGCACCTAAAGTATTGATTTTGGCTCCTAGCCGCGAGCTAGCACGTCAAATTTTTAACCTAGTAGAACAACTTACGCAGCATACTCGCATTCAATCTCAACTTATTATTGGTGGCACACCTTATGGCATGCAGCAGCAGCAACTTAGCGAACCATGCGATATCTTAGTGGCGACACCCGGGCGATTAGTCGAACTAGATGAAAAACAATGGCTTGATTTAACGGATGTGTCTTATTTCGTCATTGATGAAGCTGATCGCATGTTGGATATGGGATTTTTGAATGCTATCAAGCAAATTGCGCGTGAGTTACCACAAGAACATCAAACATTGATGTTTTCGGCAACATTAGAAGGCGAAAAAATGGGACGCTTCGCTAGCGCCCTCTTAAATAAGGAAACACAGCAAGTTCGTCTTGGCGAATCATCACGTGCAGTACCAAATCAGATTCGTCAAATTGCCTATCGTGTAGATAATGAAGAACATAAAGAAGCCGTACTTAAGCATTTGCTAACCCAAGAACGTGTCCATCAAGCCGTTTTGTTTGTTTCTAACCGCGAACATGTCGATGTTTGGGTGCAGCGTATTCGTAAAATGGGCTTGATGTGTGATGGTTTACATGGCGAAATGAAACAAGGTGATCGTAGTGAGCACATGAAGCAGATGAAGCGTGGCCGTTTGCAGGTGCTTGTTGCCACCGATGTCGCATCTCGAGGCATTGACCTTCCAGAAATCAATACGGTGATTAACTTACGTTTACCTCGCAAAGCAGACTCTTATATTCATCGAGCTGGACGTGCTTCTCGCGAAGGCGCACCAGGTGAGTGTATATCATTGATAGACATTAATGACTTGCCAATGATCGAAAAAATTCAGCGTTTTATGCAAACCAATATTAAATTTGGCCGTATCGAAGGTTTAGAACCTAAAACTAAAGCTCGTTCCTCAAGCAATAAAAAGAAAAAGAAGAAACCAGCCTCTGCTAAGAAGTAA
- a CDS encoding DUF1415 domain-containing protein, which yields MLLSDELVTTQTMGWVKEFIVALNVCPFAKREVEKDSVRCVVLRSKKVDVALEELMTEVQWLDENPETETTLLIFPTLFKDFHRYLDFVETAENLMFEQGCEGVYQLATFHPDYCFAGTEPDDVSNYTNRSPYPMLHLLREASVDKAIEFYGDTAEIPEQNIEKMEQLGKSKLDVIFADCMKVDHD from the coding sequence ATGTTGTTATCGGATGAGTTAGTCACTACCCAAACCATGGGGTGGGTAAAAGAATTTATTGTGGCGTTAAATGTTTGCCCTTTTGCCAAGCGAGAAGTAGAAAAAGACAGTGTTCGTTGCGTTGTCTTAAGGTCGAAGAAAGTAGATGTCGCCTTAGAAGAGCTGATGACTGAGGTTCAATGGTTAGATGAGAATCCGGAAACCGAAACGACCTTACTGATTTTTCCTACTTTGTTTAAAGACTTTCACCGCTATTTGGATTTTGTAGAAACGGCTGAGAATTTAATGTTTGAGCAAGGTTGTGAAGGTGTTTATCAGTTGGCAACGTTTCACCCTGATTATTGTTTTGCGGGCACTGAGCCGGATGATGTTTCAAATTACACCAATCGCTCTCCATACCCGATGCTGCACCTTTTGAGGGAAGCGAGTGTTGATAAAGCCATTGAGTTTTATGGTGATACCGCCGAGATTCCAGAGCAAAACATTGAGAAAATGGAACAGCTGGGAAAATCAAAGTTAGACGTTATTTTTGCTGATTGCATGAAAGTGGATCACGACTAA
- a CDS encoding S1-like domain-containing RNA-binding protein, whose translation MATQIGRLNTLRVVKEKDFGVYLDADQLGEILLPKRYVPKGVTIGDEVEVFVYLDSDDKLISTTEFPKAQVGEFAALTSVAVNQVGAFFDWGLPKDLLVPFSQQKNRVEEGETHLLFIYLDQTTNRIVATTKVDALLNREEAPYRVGDKVSIIIGDKTNIGFKCVIDNRFWGVLFFEDAFRQLRKGEKTVGFIKQMREDGKIDLSLQEVGYKKVRNILDDILDYLDSHGGESPLTDKASPEAIYAVFKVSKATYKKALGALYKEKKIHLTKEKITKI comes from the coding sequence ATGGCTACACAAATAGGGCGCTTAAATACATTAAGAGTCGTTAAAGAAAAAGATTTTGGTGTGTATTTAGATGCCGATCAATTAGGTGAAATTTTGCTGCCTAAGCGTTACGTTCCAAAGGGCGTAACAATAGGAGATGAAGTGGAAGTCTTCGTTTACCTAGATTCAGATGATAAGTTAATTTCGACGACTGAATTTCCGAAAGCTCAAGTAGGTGAGTTTGCCGCATTGACCTCTGTAGCGGTAAACCAAGTGGGTGCGTTTTTTGATTGGGGATTACCAAAAGATTTGTTGGTCCCGTTTAGCCAGCAGAAGAATCGCGTAGAAGAAGGCGAAACGCATTTATTGTTTATCTACTTAGATCAAACGACAAATCGTATCGTAGCGACCACTAAGGTTGATGCTCTGCTTAACCGTGAAGAAGCGCCTTACCGTGTTGGTGATAAAGTGTCGATCATCATCGGCGATAAAACTAATATTGGTTTTAAGTGTGTTATCGATAATCGCTTTTGGGGGGTTTTGTTTTTCGAGGATGCGTTTAGACAGCTTCGAAAAGGAGAAAAAACCGTTGGTTTTATAAAGCAGATGCGTGAAGACGGTAAGATAGATCTCAGCTTACAAGAGGTGGGCTACAAAAAAGTACGCAATATCTTAGATGATATTTTAGACTATTTGGATTCCCATGGTGGTGAGTCGCCATTGACTGATAAAGCGTCGCCAGAAGCTATTTATGCTGTTTTTAAAGTGAGTAAAGCGACCTATAAAAAAGCGTTAGGTGCGTTATACAAGGAAAAGAAAATTCATCTTACTAAAGAAAAGATCACGAAGATCTAG
- a CDS encoding 2-dehydropantoate 2-reductase, which produces MKNTPWLIIGAGAIGLFWACKLEKLGNKVHIVYRSDSPGKKITLESLTDDEGHQQVNVSTHKIKSFKAEELKEQYDKVLLCTKSFDLKNAFSQVANHIKADADIACLCNGIGAQEELQNILLDTQTLWAGTTSEGVLKIEANHIKHTGLGDSYFGQWRSTTPTKDFPIENMTVTNIHQRMIEKLAVNAVINPITAIFNIHNGDILNDEFKPLINATLSELSSLFTHPKFSYAEESQHLTSGNLKNRINTIAQLTRLNRSSMHEDIRLHRQTENSFISGFLLDNSPIDLPVQRLLYDGVAHAEQREEVKKKLLSIS; this is translated from the coding sequence ATGAAGAATACGCCTTGGTTAATCATCGGCGCTGGCGCTATCGGCCTTTTCTGGGCTTGTAAGCTAGAAAAACTCGGCAATAAAGTCCATATTGTGTATCGATCCGATAGCCCCGGTAAAAAAATCACCTTAGAGTCACTTACCGACGATGAAGGCCATCAACAAGTCAACGTATCCACACATAAAATAAAAAGTTTCAAAGCTGAAGAACTAAAAGAACAATACGACAAAGTGCTTTTATGCACAAAATCCTTTGATCTTAAAAATGCTTTTTCTCAAGTAGCCAACCACATAAAAGCCGATGCTGACATCGCTTGTTTATGTAACGGCATCGGCGCTCAAGAAGAGCTGCAAAATATCTTATTAGATACTCAAACCTTATGGGCAGGAACTACCAGTGAGGGCGTTTTAAAAATTGAAGCCAACCATATTAAGCATACAGGCTTAGGAGACTCCTACTTTGGCCAATGGCGCTCAACTACTCCAACCAAAGACTTCCCCATCGAAAACATGACAGTAACAAACATTCACCAGCGCATGATTGAAAAGCTCGCAGTCAATGCGGTGATCAACCCCATTACCGCTATTTTCAACATCCATAATGGCGATATTTTAAACGATGAATTTAAACCTTTAATCAACGCAACCTTATCCGAACTATCTAGTTTATTTACTCATCCAAAATTTAGTTATGCAGAAGAAAGCCAACACCTCACTTCTGGCAATCTAAAAAACCGAATTAACACCATTGCCCAGCTAACTCGATTGAACAGATCTTCAATGCATGAAGATATTCGCTTACACAGGCAAACGGAAAACAGTTTTATCTCAGGCTTTTTACTGGATAACAGCCCAATTGATCTTCCTGTACAGCGCTTGCTTTACGATGGCGTTGCTCATGCGGAACAACGAGAAGAAGTCAAAAAAAAGCTGCTAAGTATTTCTTAG
- a CDS encoding YajQ family cyclic di-GMP-binding protein produces the protein MPSFDVVSELDWHEVTNAVDQANREVTTRYDFKGVKAHYEIKDKKSVVMEAEAEPQLRQMSDILNQKLVSRGIDLKSLEKEDVVKGNMRASQAVRMKEGIETDEAKKIVKMIKESKIKVQAQIQGDQLRVTGKKRDDLQQVMSLLRGADLAQPVQFTNFRD, from the coding sequence ATGCCATCATTTGATGTAGTATCTGAGTTAGATTGGCACGAGGTCACTAACGCAGTCGATCAGGCAAACAGAGAAGTTACGACTCGTTATGACTTTAAAGGCGTAAAAGCACACTACGAAATTAAAGACAAAAAAAGCGTCGTCATGGAAGCGGAAGCGGAACCTCAACTTCGTCAGATGTCTGATATTTTAAACCAAAAATTGGTTAGCCGTGGCATTGATTTAAAAAGTTTGGAAAAAGAAGATGTCGTTAAAGGAAATATGCGCGCTTCGCAAGCAGTAAGAATGAAAGAGGGCATTGAAACGGATGAAGCCAAAAAGATCGTGAAAATGATCAAGGAAAGTAAAATAAAGGTTCAAGCTCAGATTCAAGGTGACCAACTTCGAGTGACAGGCAAGAAGCGTGATGATCTTCAGCAAGTTATGTCGTTATTGCGTGGTGCGGATTTGGCGCAACCTGTTCAGTTTACTAACTTCAGAGATTAA
- a CDS encoding MGMT family protein, with translation MTNQPMDRFKSQVLLILSEIPEGECIAYGELAKLAGFPGYARQVGSLMKSLPKDTKLPWYRVINAQHRISFAENTDSYLRQRKKLEQEGWIIVGNKLMKNEKHTKK, from the coding sequence GTGACGAATCAACCGATGGATAGATTTAAATCTCAGGTATTACTTATTTTAAGTGAAATCCCTGAGGGTGAATGTATTGCTTATGGAGAACTCGCAAAGCTCGCAGGTTTTCCAGGTTATGCACGACAAGTAGGAAGTTTAATGAAAAGCTTACCAAAAGATACCAAACTGCCATGGTATAGAGTCATAAACGCCCAACATCGAATTAGTTTTGCTGAAAATACCGATAGTTACTTAAGGCAAAGAAAAAAATTAGAGCAAGAAGGTTGGATTATTGTAGGCAACAAACTAATGAAAAATGAAAAGCACACAAAGAAATAA
- a CDS encoding FxsA family protein yields MRFALLLFILIPVIELSVLIKVGSQIGALATVGLVFLTAILGVTLIRKQGLETSLKAQEKMRRGELPASEVAEGLMLIFAGLCLLMPGFVTDIIGGLLLIPPLRKLFAAGLLVNFVASMVKRGSKWAPYGRYDTQSQGETIDGEYSKEHKDDNDLIDKK; encoded by the coding sequence ATGAGATTTGCACTTTTGCTTTTTATACTCATTCCCGTTATTGAATTGTCTGTGCTAATTAAGGTTGGCAGTCAAATAGGTGCACTGGCAACGGTTGGTTTGGTTTTTTTAACGGCTATTTTAGGTGTGACTTTAATACGTAAGCAAGGATTAGAAACATCATTGAAGGCACAGGAAAAAATGCGTCGAGGTGAGTTGCCAGCTTCTGAAGTTGCTGAAGGTTTGATGCTTATATTTGCTGGATTATGTTTGCTTATGCCTGGGTTTGTGACGGACATTATTGGTGGATTATTGTTAATACCACCGCTACGCAAACTGTTTGCTGCAGGTCTTTTGGTTAATTTCGTTGCTTCTATGGTGAAAAGAGGGTCTAAATGGGCTCCCTATGGTCGTTACGATACTCAGTCTCAAGGAGAAACAATTGATGGTGAGTACTCAAAAGAACATAAAGATGACAATGACTTAATTGATAAAAAATAA
- a CDS encoding co-chaperone GroES, with the protein MNIRPLHDRVVVRRKEEETTTASGIVLPGSAQEKPTQGEVLAVGTGRIQSNGDVQALAVKVGDTVLFGQYSGQTVKIEGEELLIMKEDEIYGIIEA; encoded by the coding sequence ATGAATATTCGTCCTTTGCACGATCGTGTCGTTGTTCGACGTAAAGAAGAAGAAACAACAACCGCATCTGGTATCGTCCTGCCTGGATCTGCTCAAGAAAAACCTACTCAGGGAGAGGTCTTGGCTGTTGGCACTGGCCGTATTCAATCAAATGGTGATGTGCAAGCTTTGGCCGTTAAAGTTGGTGATACTGTGTTGTTTGGCCAGTACTCAGGTCAGACCGTTAAGATCGAAGGTGAAGAACTTCTTATTATGAAAGAAGACGAAATTTACGGCATTATCGAAGCCTAA